The sequence GGAGCACGTTCTGGATACGGCCGCGCACATCCGTGTTGTAGCGGTCGCGGGGCAGGAAGACGAGGGCGTTCATGAAGCGGCCGTAGGTGTCCGGCCTCAGGAACAGCCTGGTGCGGCGGCGTTCCTGCAGTTGCAGGATCTGCCGGCAGGTCTCCCACAGTTCATCCACGCCCACCTGGAACAGTTCATCACGCGGGTAGGTCTCGAGGATCTGCTGGAGTTCGGCGCCGGAGTGGGAGTCCCGAGGGAAACCGGACCGGTGCAGCACCTCTGCTGCCTTCTCCCGCACCAGCGGGATGTCCTCGAGTGACACCGAGTACGCCTTGGGGTCCCACAACCCCACGAACCGGCGTTCACCCGTGACTTTGCCGTCACGGTCGTAGGTCTTCACGGCCACGTAGTCCATATAGGCGGATCGCTGCACCCGGGAGCGCGAGTTCGCCTTGGTGATGATCAGCGGGATGGGACGTTCGATCTGGTTGCGACCGGCGATGGACAGGGGCGCCGGCGGCGTGGTGGGCCGTCGGCGCAGGATGCCCAGGCCCGTGTCCTCCACCGGGACCAGCACTTGGCCGTTGTCCCCACTGTGCAGCACGTACTCGCGGTAGCCGGTGAACGTGAAGTGGCCGTCCTCCATCCAGTTCAGCAGCTCACTGCTCTCGCGCACGCCCTGCACGTTCGCCGGGGCATCGTGCGTCAGGGTGCGGGCGGCGGTGAAGGCGGCCGCGCGCATGCGGTCAGCATCGGCGATGGCGGCGCGCACGTCCGCCAGGGCGTGGCCGAGTCCCTTCTCTAGCCGGGCGGCCTCCTCATCGTCCAGCGGACCGACGGTCTGCACGCCGATCCAGGACTCGACCCCGGTGCGTGCGCCATCACCGGCGACCAAGGGGCCGAGGTCGGCGAGCGCTGCCGTGGTGTCACCGCTGGCGGTGCCCTGCTGGAGGGGGACTCGGTGAACGGCGGTCAGCTGCCCGGTGTCCTTGGCCCGATGGGTGATCACGGTCGGATGGGCGACCATGCGGATGGCGTGTCCCTGGCGGGTCAGCTCACTCGTGACGGAGTCCACGAGGTAGGGCATGTCCGCATGCACGATCTGGACGAAGCCGTGTGGCCGGCTGGGGGTTACCCTCACGACCGCTTCGCTGGTGCCACGGCTGGCGGCCATCTCCACGTGCGTGGCGACGAGCCTCTCACGCGTTGGTGGGTCCAGCTCGGCCAAATCCGCCTCCGAGACATGCTCGAAGTACGCGCGGGCCAGGTGCTCGAGACCGATGGGGGCGTCCGGGGTGCCGGCGGCCTGCTGATCGGTCCACAAAGGGGTTGACGACGACATCTGGGGGTGTCCTCTTCCATCGCTGCAGCTGTACCGGAGGCACCGGGCCTGGGCCGGGTGCAACCGGATGAGTGGAACGTCCTTGGTCCACTAGGGCGAGCCTAACGGCCCGCAGGTCAAAGCGTGAACGACGGGTGCCCGCTGCGGAGCGGCGCGGGATTCAGCTGCGCCACAGCAACGTCCGCAGACCCTGTCCGACGGCGGCCGTGGCGGGTCCCGTCTGAAGGCTTCCGGCAGCCGTACCGGCCAGCCGGGCCACAGCACGGCGCAAGGCCGATTTCGGCGCGGCCTCGGCCAACACCTGCCCGCCGAGCAGCGCTCGGTCCAAGGCCCGGCGATCCCAGGGCAGAAACCCTCCGACGGTCCAAGAACCGCCGAACCGCTCGAGGACGCCGGTGATCTGCGATTGCGGGGCCACCCCCGATGCATCCGGCCGGACGTGATTGACGACCACCTCGACCCGGCTTCGCTCCACGATGTCCACGTGCTGGCCCAACTCGTCCAGGCCGTGGATGAGCCGGGGCAGCCCCACCGGGTCGCCGGTGCCGACGGCCAGGATGCGGTCGGCGGCGGCCAACCCGGCCAACGTGGCCGCGTTGCGCTGTGGAGCGGGGATGTCGAAGCTCAGTTCCTCGTCCTCCTCCAGGCAGAACCCACAGTCCAGCACGACTTCGTCCCAGCCGGCGGCGGCCGCCGCCAGCACGTCGTCCAAGGCGGCGCGGCGCAGTTCCGGCCACCGGTCCGCACGGGTCAGGCCCGTGAGCACCTGCAGAGACGCCCCGGCCACACGCGCCCGGAGCGCTGCTCGTCCCACCCCCTCCGGGGAGATCCCTCCCTGGTCAGCCGTCCGGCAGGCTTGGGCGATGCCCGCGGATTCGTCCAGCAGGCCCAGGTGAATGGCCGCAGAAGCGGCATAGGTGTCCAGATCGATCAGCAGGGTCCTGCGCCCGGAGAGGGCCAGCTCCACCGCCAGGTTGACCGCCACCGTGGTGCGGCCCGGGCTCCCGGCGGGGCCCCAGACGGCGGTCACCCGGGGCGGTGCCGCGGGTTCAGTAACAACTCCCCCGGGGGCCAGCGGCTCAGGCTCGCCGTCCCGATCGGACGGAACGTTCGTATCCGACTCGTCGCCGGGGTCCGGCGCCGGGACGCCCTGCACGACCGGGCCAGCCGGGCCGGCGTCGCCCCGGTCTGTTTCATCGCGCCCTGCTCCATCCCGTCCTGCGCTCTCCGCTGCCACGCCGGCCCGGACGGCTTCAGCCCCGGTGACGGAGAAGGACAGAGACTGGGCATGATCGGTTCCCGTGCCGGGGGCGAGCAGCTCGTCGTCGGCCGGGCGGGCCGGCGTCGTCAGGTGCTCGGGCTCGGTCAAGTCGTCAGCGCCGTCCTGGGCGGCCCGGCGCCCACGGCCGCGTGCCCCGGTCCCGGGCGTAACGCGCTGGCGTTGCTGATCCTGGAAAGCAGTCTCGGCCAGCAGCGTGGCCAGTTCCTCCGGGTCCAGATCCGGGGAGGCCACCGGGATACCGAGTCCCGTGAGGCGGTCGCGTTCAGCGGCCACCTCGCTGAGCGCCACCACCGCAGCGGTCCGGGAACTCGCACCTCCGGCACTCAGGGATTCCATGAACGTCAAGGTGAGTTGATCGGTGTCACCGGCCACGAGCACAACGTCGGCCAGACCAGTGCGGGCCATCGAGATCAGTTCAGCGAGGCTCTCGCAGCGGCGGATCACCGTGACGGGCCCGCGCAGTCGCTCGAGTCCGGAGACGTGGTCGAAGCCGGGCATGATGGTGGTGGCCACGGAGACCTTACGCACGTGCA comes from Citricoccus muralis and encodes:
- a CDS encoding AAA family ATPase, translating into MRKVSVATTIMPGFDHVSGLERLRGPVTVIRRCESLAELISMARTGLADVVLVAGDTDQLTLTFMESLSAGGASSRTAAVVALSEVAAERDRLTGLGIPVASPDLDPEELATLLAETAFQDQQRQRVTPGTGARGRGRRAAQDGADDLTEPEHLTTPARPADDELLAPGTGTDHAQSLSFSVTGAEAVRAGVAAESAGRDGAGRDETDRGDAGPAGPVVQGVPAPDPGDESDTNVPSDRDGEPEPLAPGGVVTEPAAPPRVTAVWGPAGSPGRTTVAVNLAVELALSGRRTLLIDLDTYAASAAIHLGLLDESAGIAQACRTADQGGISPEGVGRAALRARVAGASLQVLTGLTRADRWPELRRAALDDVLAAAAAGWDEVVLDCGFCLEEDEELSFDIPAPQRNAATLAGLAAADRILAVGTGDPVGLPRLIHGLDELGQHVDIVERSRVEVVVNHVRPDASGVAPQSQITGVLERFGGSWTVGGFLPWDRRALDRALLGGQVLAEAAPKSALRRAVARLAGTAAGSLQTGPATAAVGQGLRTLLWRS